One part of the Futiania mangrovi genome encodes these proteins:
- a CDS encoding lytic murein transglycosylase translates to MKMFCESPVSVRAVCAAAVLCVGLGLSMGTPARAQGGDFGEWLQDLRSEARGAGISERTLDAALAGVTPNPRVIELDRRQSEFTLTFEQYRSRVAPQSRIDRGRRLYAENKPLLDEIAAAYGVPARFIVALWGVETDFGRNTGGYSVVRSLATLAHDGRRSDYFRKELLNALRIIDEGHITAEAMIGSWAGAMGQSQFMPSSFLSRAVDWDRDGRRDIWTTRADVFASAANYLKNAGWDGRYTWGREVRLPRGFDRAQLGLDTRKPLETWARLGVRRADGGVLPVADITGSIIVPDRSGGRAFIVYDNFRSILRWNRSYYFALTVGYLADRIGGN, encoded by the coding sequence ATGAAGATGTTTTGCGAATCACCTGTTTCAGTGCGCGCGGTGTGCGCCGCCGCGGTTCTGTGCGTCGGGCTTGGCCTTTCCATGGGCACCCCGGCACGCGCACAGGGCGGCGATTTCGGCGAATGGCTGCAGGACCTGCGCAGCGAGGCGCGGGGCGCCGGCATTTCGGAGCGTACCCTCGATGCCGCGCTTGCAGGCGTGACCCCCAACCCCCGCGTGATCGAGCTTGACCGACGGCAGTCCGAATTCACCCTGACGTTCGAGCAATACCGCTCCCGCGTTGCGCCGCAATCCCGGATCGACCGCGGGCGGCGTCTCTACGCGGAGAACAAGCCGCTGCTGGACGAGATCGCGGCGGCCTATGGCGTGCCTGCGCGCTTCATCGTCGCGCTGTGGGGCGTGGAGACCGACTTCGGACGGAATACCGGCGGTTATTCGGTGGTGCGGTCGCTGGCCACGCTGGCGCACGACGGACGCCGGTCGGACTATTTCCGCAAGGAACTTCTGAACGCGCTGCGCATCATCGACGAGGGGCATATCACGGCCGAGGCCATGATCGGCTCATGGGCCGGCGCGATGGGGCAGTCGCAGTTCATGCCGTCGAGCTTCCTCAGCCGGGCTGTCGACTGGGACCGCGACGGGCGCCGGGACATCTGGACGACTCGGGCCGACGTGTTCGCGTCGGCTGCCAATTACCTCAAGAACGCCGGATGGGACGGGCGCTACACCTGGGGGCGCGAGGTGCGCCTTCCGCGCGGCTTCGACCGTGCGCAACTGGGCCTCGATACCCGCAAGCCGCTGGAGACCTGGGCGCGTCTCGGCGTGCGCCGTGCCGACGGGGGCGTCTTGCCGGTCGCAGACATCACCGGCTCGATCATCGTGCCGGACCGCAGCGGCGGGCGCGCCTTCATCGTCTATGACAACTTCCGGTCCATCCTGCGCTGGAACCGCTCGTACTATTTTGCATTGACCGTCGGCTATCTGGCCGACCGCATTGGTGGAAACTGA
- a CDS encoding septal ring lytic transglycosylase RlpA family protein translates to MTRRPDCGAGRARRMRIALRASPVLLALLAAACGSAPEPMTGTFKQKVGRPYQINGVWYYPRVEENYDAVGIASWYGPGFHGRATANGETFNENALTAAHTTLPLPSYVEVTNLDNGNRLVVRVNDRGPFADGRILDLSKAAARELGFLERGLARVRVRLVAPPEGVTLIAAEDRGTAPVRTAAAPADAPAVPVSVPVVPVSASAVPAPAGATRGVAGLAGAGAPYRMRPVEDGPATAAASAAAPTPRASPPRAQAAAALVPRPAPAASAGSGNFHVQVGTFSQRDNADRLVARLGRDWPGSIDPVQSSDGRTLYRVRLGPFRDAGEAAQARDAAARHGLNDARIVTDPI, encoded by the coding sequence ATGACACGACGTCCTGACTGCGGTGCCGGCCGTGCGCGGCGGATGCGGATTGCCCTGCGTGCGTCTCCGGTTCTGCTTGCGCTGCTCGCCGCCGCTTGCGGCAGCGCGCCGGAACCGATGACCGGAACCTTCAAGCAGAAGGTAGGCCGCCCCTACCAGATCAACGGCGTCTGGTACTATCCGCGGGTCGAGGAGAACTACGACGCTGTCGGCATCGCCTCCTGGTACGGTCCAGGCTTTCACGGGCGTGCGACGGCGAACGGCGAAACCTTCAACGAGAACGCCCTGACGGCCGCGCACACGACGCTGCCGCTGCCGAGCTATGTGGAGGTGACCAACCTCGACAATGGCAACCGGCTGGTTGTTCGGGTGAACGACCGCGGTCCCTTCGCCGATGGCCGCATCCTCGATCTCTCCAAGGCGGCCGCGCGGGAGCTTGGCTTTCTCGAGCGTGGGCTGGCCCGCGTGCGTGTACGCCTCGTCGCTCCGCCCGAGGGGGTGACCCTGATCGCGGCAGAGGACCGCGGCACGGCGCCGGTTCGCACTGCGGCAGCGCCTGCCGATGCTCCCGCGGTACCTGTGTCGGTTCCGGTTGTCCCCGTGTCGGCCTCGGCCGTTCCGGCGCCGGCCGGTGCAACCCGCGGGGTTGCAGGGCTCGCTGGCGCTGGTGCGCCATACCGGATGCGGCCTGTCGAGGACGGGCCGGCAACCGCCGCCGCCAGCGCCGCTGCACCCACGCCCAGGGCGTCACCGCCGCGGGCGCAGGCTGCCGCCGCCCTGGTGCCGCGTCCGGCTCCGGCCGCGTCTGCCGGCTCCGGCAATTTCCACGTTCAGGTCGGCACCTTCTCGCAGCGTGACAATGCCGACCGCCTCGTTGCCCGGTTGGGACGGGACTGGCCGGGCAGCATCGACCCGGTGCAGTCGAGCGACGGGCGCACGCTTTACCGTGTGCGCCTTGGCCCGTTCCGTGACGCCGGGGAGGCGGCGCAGGCCCGTGACGCGGCCGCGCGTCATGGTCTCAATGACGCCAGAATCGTGACCGATCCGATCTGA